From the Solanum lycopersicum chromosome 10, SLM_r2.1 genome, one window contains:
- the LOC101245998 gene encoding abscisic acid receptor PYL4-like, producing the protein MIPNPQKSSILLQRITSNNPCNCNKQSLHHHTPIPCTADIPDSVVKYHAHLVGPYQCCSAAIQRISAPVSTVWSVVRRFDNPQAYKHFIKSCHLIDGDGNVGTLREVRVISGLPAVNSTERLEILDEERHVISFSVVGGDHRLANYKSVTTLHPEPFGNGTIVVESYVVDIPKGNTKDETCVFVDTIVKCNLLSLKQIAENLK; encoded by the coding sequence atgattccaAATCctcaaaaatcatcaattttacTCCAAAGAATCACTTCCAACAATCCTTGTAATTGTAACAAACAATCACTACATCACCACACACCAATACCATGCACCGCAGATATACCAGATTCCGTCGTCAAGTATCACGCGCATCTAGTGGGACCCTACCAGTGCTGCTCCGCTGCGATCCAGCGGATCTCAGCACCGGTATCCACCGTATGGTCCGTCGTCCGTCGATTCGACAACCCTCAAGCGTATAAACACTTCATCAAGAGCTGCCACCTCATCGACGGAGACGGTAACGTAGGCACTCTTCGTGAAGTCCGAGTTATCTCCGGGCTGCCAGCTGTCAACAGCACGGAGAGACTCGAAATACTTGACGAAGAGCGCCACGTTATTAGTTTTAGCGTAGTCGGTGGGGACCACCGACTCGCGAATTATAAATCTGTCACTACTTTACATCCAGAACCGTTTGGTAATGGAACGATCGTTGTGGAATCGTACGTTGTTGATATACCAAAGGGGAATACGAAAGATGAAACGTGTGTTTTTGTTGATACTATTGTAAAATGTAATCTTCTATCACTGAAACAGATCGCGGAGAATTTAAAGTAA